One Manihot esculenta cultivar AM560-2 chromosome 6, M.esculenta_v8, whole genome shotgun sequence DNA segment encodes these proteins:
- the LOC110617046 gene encoding uncharacterized protein LOC110617046 isoform X4 — translation MESPKDRSKCNPSEESSIAVSFQLDPLVSSNGNNNPSENNPQEQQCEPNTNNENNKSSKALAKGSSLMLASIIKDFDSKAQDTLKSQDHLNCIIDRHTRELDQLLDDALLPFVMQHAAKISGVRMRVSSLNSLLKSIQRRIDNIDLILSVSSPQAAK, via the exons ATGGAATCCCCAAAAGACCGCAGCAAGTGCAATCCCAGCGAGGAAAGTAGTATTGCTGTTTCTTTTCAATTAGACCCTTTGGTTTCCTCTAATGGAAATAACAATCCAAGTGAAAACAACCCTCAAGAACAGCAATGTGAGCCCAACACTAACAACGAAAACAACAAGAGCAGCAAAGCGTTGGCCAAGGGTTCCTCTCTGATGCTTGCTAGTATTATCAAGGACTTCGATTCTAAAGCTCAGGATACTCTCAAAAGTCAGGACCACCTCAATTGCATCATAGATCGTCATACCCGAG AGCTCGATCAATTGTTAGATGATGCGCTCTTGCCGTTCGTTATGCAACATGCTGCAAAGATTTCAGGAGTTAGAATGAGAGTTTCGTCATTGAACTCTCTCTTAAAATCTATACAACGCCGTATCGATAATATTGATCTGATTCTATCTGTGAGCTCCCCACAAG CTGCAAAATAG
- the LOC110617979 gene encoding uncharacterized protein LOC110617979: MASACVNNISMSPENFSPASYPSYGWLSPRISFSREEDASKQPGSSKSASCDTPAEDPSEILDPVDFEFRLDDPVTMLPADELFSDGMLMPLQVTSIKPVNAVSEIRSPETAKSCRRMEMEISSTDPYFSPKAPRCSSRWKELLGLKKLYQNANGKAEAHKTTSASSSNPNPKSLKHFLHRSSKSCSCNSSSLDHSLSLPLLKDSDCESVSISSSRLSLSSSSSSHEHEDLPRLSLDSEKPNPSLNSLQNPNPDPNPFVINRNPNQNPPRMRMVKPRSDSNCSNNSNGSNNPTAGTRVGRSPMRRAVGESSGVTSRGVSVDSPRMNSSGKIVFQSLERSSSSPSSFNGGPRFKQRGMERSYSANVRVTPVLNVPVCSLRGTSKSVSVFGFGQLFSSSPQKREGSNKGQQQQQQQQQQMNRRNRTDRT; encoded by the coding sequence ATGGCTTCGGCTTGCGTTAACAACATCAGCATGTCGCCGGAGAATTTTTCTCCGGCAAGTTACCCGTCCTACGGCTGGTTGAGTCCGCGTATCTCCTTCAGCCGTGAAGAGGATGCCTCCAAGCAACCAGGATCCTCTAAGTCCGCCTCATGCGATACTCCAGCGGAAGATCCGTCCGAGATTCTAGATCCTGTTGACTTTGAGTTCCGCCTGGATGATCCTGTGACTATGCTCCCGGCCGACGAGCTTTTCTCCGACGGTATGCTGATGCCGTTGCAAGTCACGAGCATCAAGCCTGTTAATGCTGTGAGCGAGATCAGGTCGCCGGAGACTGCAAAGTCTTGCCGTAGAATGGAGATGGAAATATCTAGCACTGACCCTTATTTTTCTCCAAAAGCCCCCAGGTGTTCTAGCCGATGGAAGGAGCTGTTAGGGTTGAAAAAGCTCTACCAGAACGCTAACGGTAAAGCTGAAGCCCACAAAACGACATCCGCATCTTCTTCTAACCCTAACCCAAAATCTTTAAAGCATTTCCTCCATAGAAGCTCAAAATCCTGCAGTTGCAACTCTTCTTCTTTAGATCactctttgagcttgccattgTTAAAGGACTCCGATTGCGAGTCCGTTTCCATTTCATCATCTCGATTGTCCCTTTCGTCCTCGTCCTCGAGCCACGAGCATGAAGATCTCCCTAGACTCTCTCTTGATTCGGAGAAGCCAAACCCGAGTTTAAACTCCCTCCAAAATCCAAATCCGGACCCAAATCCATTTGTTATCAATCGAAATCCTAACCAAAATCCTCCTAGAATGAGAATGGTGAAGCCCAGGTCAGATTCCAATTGTAGTAACAATAGCAATGGTAGCAATAATCCCACGGCTGGTACGAGAGTGGGGAGGAGCCCGATGAGGAGGGCGGTTGGGGAATCCAGTGGGGTGACAAGCAGGGGGGTTTCTGTAGACAGTCCGAGAATGAATTCATCAGGAAAGATAGTATTTCAGAGTTTGGAGAGAAGTTCTAGCAGTCCGAGTAGCTTTAATGGGGGTCCAAGATTCAAGCAAAGGGGAATGGAGAGGTCATATTCGGCAAACGTGAGAGTGACTCCGGTTCTCAACGTTCCTGTTTGTTCCCTGAGAGGAACATCCAAGTCAGTCTCCGTATTTGGGTTTGGTCAGCTGTTCTCTTCGTCTCCGCAAAAAAGAGAAGGGAGCAACAAggggcagcagcagcagcaacaacAACAGCAGCAGATGAATCGCAGGAACCGAACTGATCGAACGTAA
- the LOC110617046 gene encoding uncharacterized protein LOC110617046 isoform X1 produces MESPKDRSKCNPSEESSIAVSFQLDPLVSSNGNNNPSENNPQEQQCEPNTNNENNKSSKALAKGSSLMLASIIKDFDSKAQDTLKSQDHLNCIIDRHTRELDQLLDDALLPFVMQHAAKISGVRMRVSSLNSLLKSIQRRIDNIDLILSVSSPQEKGRAELMEAHTCYKQNIKQWSQLFVFFFSFLIDKESNLGGREWEHFVKTELMSPTRKQCGL; encoded by the exons ATGGAATCCCCAAAAGACCGCAGCAAGTGCAATCCCAGCGAGGAAAGTAGTATTGCTGTTTCTTTTCAATTAGACCCTTTGGTTTCCTCTAATGGAAATAACAATCCAAGTGAAAACAACCCTCAAGAACAGCAATGTGAGCCCAACACTAACAACGAAAACAACAAGAGCAGCAAAGCGTTGGCCAAGGGTTCCTCTCTGATGCTTGCTAGTATTATCAAGGACTTCGATTCTAAAGCTCAGGATACTCTCAAAAGTCAGGACCACCTCAATTGCATCATAGATCGTCATACCCGAG AGCTCGATCAATTGTTAGATGATGCGCTCTTGCCGTTCGTTATGCAACATGCTGCAAAGATTTCAGGAGTTAGAATGAGAGTTTCGTCATTGAACTCTCTCTTAAAATCTATACAACGCCGTATCGATAATATTGATCTGATTCTATCTGTGAGCTCCCCACAAG AGAAGGGGCGTGCTGAGCTAATGGAAGCGCATACCTGCTACAAACAAAACATCAAGCAATGGAGTCAactttttgtcttttttttttcttttttaattgataaagaATCTAATTTGGGAGGTAGGGAGTGGGAACATTTTGTGAAGACTGAATTGATGTCTCCCACAAGGAAGCAGTGTGGTCTTTGA
- the LOC110617046 gene encoding uncharacterized protein LOC110617046 isoform X2, which produces MESPKDRSKCNPSEESSIAVSFQLDPLVSSNGNNNPSENNPQEQQCEPNTNNENNKSSKALAKGSSLMLASIIKDFDSKAQDTLKSQDHLNCIIDRHTREKGRAELMEAHTCYKQNIKQWSQLFVFFFSFLIDKESNLGGREWEHFVKTELMSPTRKQCGL; this is translated from the exons ATGGAATCCCCAAAAGACCGCAGCAAGTGCAATCCCAGCGAGGAAAGTAGTATTGCTGTTTCTTTTCAATTAGACCCTTTGGTTTCCTCTAATGGAAATAACAATCCAAGTGAAAACAACCCTCAAGAACAGCAATGTGAGCCCAACACTAACAACGAAAACAACAAGAGCAGCAAAGCGTTGGCCAAGGGTTCCTCTCTGATGCTTGCTAGTATTATCAAGGACTTCGATTCTAAAGCTCAGGATACTCTCAAAAGTCAGGACCACCTCAATTGCATCATAGATCGTCATACCCGAG AGAAGGGGCGTGCTGAGCTAATGGAAGCGCATACCTGCTACAAACAAAACATCAAGCAATGGAGTCAactttttgtcttttttttttcttttttaattgataaagaATCTAATTTGGGAGGTAGGGAGTGGGAACATTTTGTGAAGACTGAATTGATGTCTCCCACAAGGAAGCAGTGTGGTCTTTGA
- the LOC110617046 gene encoding uncharacterized protein LOC110617046 isoform X3, producing MESPKDRSKCNPSEESSIAVSFQLDPLVSSNGNNNPSENNPQEQQCEPNTNNENNKSSKALAKGSSLMLASIIKDFDSKAQDTLKSQDHLNCIIDRHTRELDQLLDDALLPFVMQHAAKISGVRMRVSSLNSLLKSIQRRIDNIDLILSVSSPQVKDA from the exons ATGGAATCCCCAAAAGACCGCAGCAAGTGCAATCCCAGCGAGGAAAGTAGTATTGCTGTTTCTTTTCAATTAGACCCTTTGGTTTCCTCTAATGGAAATAACAATCCAAGTGAAAACAACCCTCAAGAACAGCAATGTGAGCCCAACACTAACAACGAAAACAACAAGAGCAGCAAAGCGTTGGCCAAGGGTTCCTCTCTGATGCTTGCTAGTATTATCAAGGACTTCGATTCTAAAGCTCAGGATACTCTCAAAAGTCAGGACCACCTCAATTGCATCATAGATCGTCATACCCGAG AGCTCGATCAATTGTTAGATGATGCGCTCTTGCCGTTCGTTATGCAACATGCTGCAAAGATTTCAGGAGTTAGAATGAGAGTTTCGTCATTGAACTCTCTCTTAAAATCTATACAACGCCGTATCGATAATATTGATCTGATTCTATCTGTGAGCTCCCCACAAG TAAAGGACGCGTGA